The stretch of DNA ATCTCATTGACGGCTATGACTTGAACATGCCCGGACGAACAGGCACTTATGTGATTCAAGAGGAACAGCTGACTCTCATCGAGACAGGGCCGAGCCCTTCTGTGCCGTACATATTGGCTGGTTTAAAAAATCTCGGGCTGGACCCGGCGGACGT from Bacillales bacterium encodes:
- a CDS encoding MBL fold metallo-hydrolase; the encoded protein is MKKQPIDLGHRIHLIDGYDLNMPGRTGTYVIQEEQLTLIETGPSPSVPYILAGLKNLGLDPADV